A stretch of Pomacea canaliculata isolate SZHN2017 linkage group LG6, ASM307304v1, whole genome shotgun sequence DNA encodes these proteins:
- the LOC112567187 gene encoding uncharacterized protein LOC112567187 isoform X1, whose translation MIVFHSVHPREGQITEKAVTRLVTGLISILCSKVQQYISLLVCRRTRWLHCSALFSCSLLALASERSGAVEITVASPHCDPRVDRRFEGCPEGYCCVRDEYVPSFVYCKRLGHVDDNCTTRDSESGCPCLAGLTCHPNAQSATFVSMYGRCHNTTDVVHSV comes from the exons ATGATTGTTTTTCATTCGGTGCATCCCAGAGAAGGGCAGATAACAGAGAAAGCTG TGACTCGCCTAGTGACTGGACTTATAAGCATATTGTGCAGCAAAGTGCAGCAGTACATTTCCCTGCTGGTGTGTCGACGTACCAGATGGCTTCACTGTTCTGCGTTGTTCTCTTGTTCTCTCCTTGCTCTTGCTTCTGAGCGTTCAGGTGCTGTCGAG ataACGGTGGCTTCACCCCACTGTGACCCCCGGGTCGACCGACGCTTCGAAGGGTGCCCTGAAGGGTACTGCTGCGTGAGGGACGAGTATGTCCCCTCCTTCGTTTACTGCAAGCGCCTGGGCCACGTAGACGACAACTGCACCACCCGTGACTCTGAGTCTGGGTGTCCGTGTTTGGCCGGTCTGACCTGTCACCCCAACGCGCAGAGCGCCACCTTTGTGTCGATGTACGGTCGCTGCCACAATACAACGGACGTCGTCCATTCAGTCTAA
- the LOC112567187 gene encoding uncharacterized protein LOC112567187 isoform X2, translated as MTDVFCCIVTRLVTGLISILCSKVQQYISLLVCRRTRWLHCSALFSCSLLALASERSGAVEITVASPHCDPRVDRRFEGCPEGYCCVRDEYVPSFVYCKRLGHVDDNCTTRDSESGCPCLAGLTCHPNAQSATFVSMYGRCHNTTDVVHSV; from the exons ATGACAGACGTTTTTTGCTGTATTG TGACTCGCCTAGTGACTGGACTTATAAGCATATTGTGCAGCAAAGTGCAGCAGTACATTTCCCTGCTGGTGTGTCGACGTACCAGATGGCTTCACTGTTCTGCGTTGTTCTCTTGTTCTCTCCTTGCTCTTGCTTCTGAGCGTTCAGGTGCTGTCGAG ataACGGTGGCTTCACCCCACTGTGACCCCCGGGTCGACCGACGCTTCGAAGGGTGCCCTGAAGGGTACTGCTGCGTGAGGGACGAGTATGTCCCCTCCTTCGTTTACTGCAAGCGCCTGGGCCACGTAGACGACAACTGCACCACCCGTGACTCTGAGTCTGGGTGTCCGTGTTTGGCCGGTCTGACCTGTCACCCCAACGCGCAGAGCGCCACCTTTGTGTCGATGTACGGTCGCTGCCACAATACAACGGACGTCGTCCATTCAGTCTAA